CCACTGGAGAGAGCACCGTTGATACCGTAATGAGCAGGTCAGTGGGCTTTTTTGCCCTTGCACCGCAGGATGAAGTGCCGGTAGAGGCCGGCCTATACCTGACGGCAGCCCCTGGTGTTTCCCTTAAAAGCAAACTACAGCTCCTTGAACAGGCGCTTGGCGAGATGGATCTCCTCGTATCAGCTCAGAAGATCGGGGGAGTTGATGGCCTCGTTGCAAAGATTCCTGGAGTTCCTGAGGCGATGACCGCGAGGGCTGCTATCTATGTTGCAGCAACAGACTCACTGATGGCGATCTCATCGTCAAAGAGCGGCGCTGAGTCGCTCTTCTCTTCGGCTGAAACCGATACGCTACAAAACATGCAACGCTCTCCGGAGTTTCAGAAGGCAGCAACTGCCGTTAACTCCGCTGTTCCCTGTATGTCGTTTACATTTATGGACCTCAAGAAAATATCTGCCCTTGCTGAGACTATGGGTCTACCAGCAGCCGGCCCTAGCGGAGTGCGGGAGTTCGAGCCGAAAGACATCCCTATCGATGCCATCGCTATGCAGCAGGGGTTTGGAACTCAGTTAATTACAGCAATAAGCGCTAGCGTCTCAGGACGCACCGATACGCAGACTAAGGTTCTGCAAGCGCTTGAGGGTAGCTCGCTCCCTCTAAGCATGGCACGCCTGCCATCAGACACCGCAATAGCTTTTGCCTTTGATACCAAGTTCATCTCGAAGCTTGAAGATGTGGTCAAATCGTTCTCTCCAGACAAGGCGGCCGAGGCTGCCGCTGCATTCCAGCAGGCCAAGCCTCTGCAGGGCATTACCTTTGGACTTAAGAACGGCGATGGTAGCTCACCGATTCCAGATCTATTTGTAGTTATTGAGGCAACTAATCGTGATGCCCTCGGCTCTATGGCTGAGGGGCTTATGGGTCAGGGGATGGCGGGAGCGACCGGCCAATCAGCAATGCAGTGGTCAGCAAAGGAGATCGAGGGTGTTCCAACTAAATTTATCAATACGATGTTCGGAGCTGGCGTCTATCTAGGCTCTCCTAAAGGTTCCAACTCGCTCCTTATCAGCTCCTCAGAGCGCGCTATCAAGGAGCTTATAGCCGCCTCAAGTGGGGCGCGGCCTGGCATCGCTGCTAGCCTTTCAGCCCCCCTTAAGGCAAACCTTGCACCGCAAAAATTAATCTCGTATTACGCTAACCTGCCGCAGCTAGGAAGCCTCCTCGATTCAGCCAAGAGTAGCCTCGCCATGTTTACAGGGGGCTCCGCAGAGCTCGATCAGGCGCTCGATTCTACCCGTCTAAAGAAGCTTGGCTTGATAACGGGCAGCGTCTCCTATGCAAATGGGCTCTTTTTGCTCGAGTCCGTAATGGATGGGCCCCAGGGAGCGCGCTAGCCGCACACTACCCATATATCTCGAAGCCCTACGGAGAGCTCGGTCATCTTAAGGATTGATTACGTAGCCATCTTTTTGGGGAAGATATATGAAGACCATGGCCCAGGTACTTGAAATTGCTAGCAGACTTGATCATCTAGGTACATGTGCCGAGTGGATAGCTCGTGAAAGCGTGCATACCGATAACTCCGTTTCACAAACCGGTACCCTGATCTCGGTTCTAGCAGAGGATATTCGTGATAGGATCACAGCCCTTGTTTCGGATCTTGAGCAGATCGCAGAGCTAGAGAGCTCTCACTAATCAGCTCGCAAAAAAACTAACCTAATATCAGCTCCTTACAAGAGAACCTGAAGCATCTTTCAATTCCAGCCTGATAGGTATATGTAGCCACACTGTGGCTCTTACCTAAGGGTTGTATGAATCAAGTAGCTGTTAAATACCGGTACGAATATAGCGCAGATAATTGCGCACAACGCCCTGCCAGACCGCAGCTAGCGGTTATTAATGGGGGCCTCGCCTCATCAACTCAGCGCGAGATCTTTCTACTCGGTGCTATTCTTGCAACTCTTCAGATCTTAGACGGAATTCTAACAGCTATCGGCATGGCATCATTCGGTACCGGCATGGAGGGTAATGTACTACTGCGCACCCTTATGCAAACTATAGGTTATCTTCCAGCCCTTATCCTAGTTAAGGGATTCTCACTCGGTATGGTCACCATGCTGTGCTGGCAGGCTCACAACGTTTATTGGATTAAAACCGCATTGCGGGGGGTTATCGCGATCTATATTGCGTTTGCCGTCGCTCCGTGGAGCTACATCCTGACCCTTGAATTCCTATTATAAGCGCTGGATCGTTACCAACCTGCGGCGTATGCTTTACTAAGCGAGCAACTTCGCTTGCGGCCAATAATTGGTGAGGGACATTTAATGCGCATTACTAAGTGGGGAGAGTGCGGAATTCTATGTTCGCTATACCTCGCACAACACTATAAGGAAGGCTCTATTGGAGCGGCTGAGATCGCAAAGAGCCAGGGTTTAGATCTACAGTACACTCAACAGATCTTACAACGGCTGCGCAAGGGCGCAATTATCGACAGCATGCGCGGTCCGCACGGCGGCTACAGCCTAGTGCGTCCCCCTGAGGAGATAACCTTAAAAGATATCCTCTATGCAGCAGAGGGCGATACCTTTCAAATTATCTGCGACTACGCCCCTATTCACCCAACTACAGAGAGCCCCGGTTGTTGCTCAACCCAGGAAAACTGCAGCCTACATACGGTATGGCAGGAGCTGCGCAGCGCAATAGACACGCTACTTGAACAGAGAACGCTTGCTTATCTGATGAAGTTAAAATCTCCCCAGAGCGCTCTAATTCAACTTAGCGGCCGGCAGGAAGGCGTACTTAAATAAGCGCGCCTCACCCATGCGGCGGATCTCGATTGAGGCCTCATTCTCACGGGCTAAGAGCTGTATGAAGGTGCTAAACTGATCGGGCCGTTTAATTAAGTAGCCATTAGCCGCTACGATAATGTCCGAATTCTCTAGCCCAAGAAGCGCATAGGGGCTGCCTGGCTTAAGATCAAAGATCCGGTACTCGTAGCTCTCGCGCGAAGAGACCGTGGCATACACCGGCACAAGGCGCACGGGAAACTCGGCTGATCGCACCAGTGCGCTATCAAAGTCCCTGCGCTGAATAGAATACGAGACCTCTTTACGCATCGGCGCTACCGGCCTGATATCGTCGATAAACTTGGGCGCCTGTGGTGCGCGCGAGCTACAGGCGATACATGCCACGAGAAGAACCATCAGCGCTGTCTTAATCATAATCTTATGCCCCTAAGCTGAAATATCACAAAACTGCTCCACCGACGAACGTTCCATACGATGATAGCGGGAACGCTCCGCAAGCACTATCGAATAGATCGCCTCGTATGTCTGGTCTAGCTCGTTATTAACTACCAGATAATCGATCTTACCTGTGTCACCCCCTAAGCTAAGCAAGGCCCCGTATTCACCCTTGGCCGTTGCAAAGCGCCTCTCTAGTTCGAGCGGATCAACGGTACCGCGCCCCTGCAAACGTTTCTGAAGGTCCGCAAAGGTGGGTGGAATAATGAAAATTGTGACGGTATTTTGCGGAAAGTTTTGCTTGAAATTCAACGCGCCCCGAATATCGATCTGAAAGAGGAGATCTTTGCCGGCATTAATACCATCTTCAAGGCTAGCGCGTAGAGTGCCGTAAAGGTTACCGTGATTCTCCTCCCACTCAAAGAACTCGCCCTTTGTGCGGCGCTCGATAAACTCCTCACGAGACATAAAGTGATAGCTCTTGCCCTGCACCTCGCTGGCTCGTGGGGCACGGGTTGTTGCGGAGATCGAATACTGCATCGTCTCAGGATTCTCTTTAATCAGCCTTCCACAAAAGGTTGACTTACCGGAACCGGTTGGTCCCATTAAAACAAAAAGTATCCCCTTTCTAATTAACTGTCGCTGCATAGTCTTACTCTACGTTTTGAACCTGCTCTCTAATTCGCTCTAACGCAACCTTGGCATCAACAACGAAGCCCTGGACCCGCGCATCCTGCGCCTTTGAGGCGACCGTATTTAGCTCCCGCCCGATCTCTTGGGTCATAAAGTCTAGCTTTCGTCCGATTCCATCGAGATGCCCCTTAAGGGTCGCCCTAAACTGCGCAAGGTGAATATCAAGGCGCGCAAGCTCCTCACTTACATCCACCCGCTCAGCTAATAACGCCACCTCAAGCGCTAGCCGCTCCGGATCGAGTCTAAGATCAGAAGCTACTACTTTAAGCCGCTCCTCCATCCTCTCTTTAATCCTAGTCGGAGCACCCTCCATAATAACTCCGATCTCGCTCCGTAACGACTCTATCGTAGAGAGTCGCTGCACGATATCAGAGACCAAGCCGAGCCCCTCGGTCTCGCGCATTACAACAAGCGCCTCACTCGCCTCAGAGATAATTCGTAACAGGTTAAATGTTTCATCTTGGGATAGAAGATCGCTATCCTCACCCGCCATACCGTCTCGCAGAACCAGTTCACCGATAAAGTCAGCCAAGCTATCGCCGTGCGCTCCGTAGCGCTTACAAGCTGCTGAATAGCGCTTTACAGCGCTATCGAAGGGGAGAGAAAACTCAATCCCAGATCCGTTCCCAACATCCTTACTGCGTCGAGTAACGGAGATCTCAATACGTCCACGTCTATGCTGTTGTTGAAAGATAGCTTTAACGTCCCGCTCGATCGCCGAGTAGTGTCTGGGAGCCTTAAAGATAATCTCCAGATAGCGCTGGTTTACGGACTTAACCTCGATATCGATCTCGAGCGTTTCAGCTCCAAATGAAACGCGCGCGAAGCCGGTCATACTCTTTACTGATACCTTTACGGCGGCGGCATTCATTAGATGGCTCCAAATCGTGAAACTTCGTTGCGCAACCGCTCGATATCAATTGCCACTGTGCCGACCTCAGAGACAACGATACCGGCTGCGATATTTGCTAGCACACCCGCAATAACCGGCGATGCTCCGGTAGCTAGCGCGGCACAGAATACGGCCGTGACGGTATCCCCTGCCCCGCTCACGTCGAAGACCTCTTGCGCCATAGTCTCAAGATGAACCCCGGCTTGACCTCCGGCCTGTTGGACTATCATACCGTCCTCGCCGAGCGTAATTACCATCATCTCAGAGTTCCAGCGCTCCATCAAAATATCTGCGGCCTTAAAGGCATCCTCAACGCTTGAGATACTACGACCGGAGGCGATCTCAGCCTCCTTGCGATTCGGCTTTGCAACACTCATACGACGATAGTTATCGTAGTTACGGGGATGCGGATCAACGAAGAGCGGCCTGACTGATAGCCCAAGTCTGTGCTGCTCATAAGCACGGTGAAGCGTTGCGAGCACATGAGAAGAAACGGTGCCCTTGCCGTAATCGGAGAGGATTACGGCCTTTGCTCCATCTATTGAGCTCTCAATAGCTGCTGAAATTCGCTCATTTACCTGCGGGGACTCGCCGTTACACCTCTCTCGATCGATACGCACAATCTGTTGTGTGTGAGCTATAACGCGGGTCTTAAGTACGGTCGGTCGCGAGTCATCAACTATAACTCCTCTAACGTCCGCTCCGATCTCGGCGAAGAGCCGCAGCATGGCTTGCGCATCCTCATCACTTCCAACGATTCCGCAGACGGTAGGCTTTGCCCCGATGGTAGCGAGGTTTCTAACCACGTTGCCCGCACCGCCGAGTCGGTCCTCGGTTCTCTGTACCTCAACCACCGGCACCGGGGCCTCGGGCGAGATGCGCTCTACCTTACCCCAGATATATCTATCCAGGATCAGGTCACCCACCACCAGTATGGGGGTAGAGACGATACGATCGAGGGTCGCTAGTAGATCTTTCTTATTTCCGAGCATATAGGAGGTTATAGCAAGGGAGGCTCGTAGATGCTACCGAGCTTAATGACGGTGACCGGTTACAGCGTTAGGGCCGCTTTTCGCTTATAACATCCCCGATCCGCTGCAGAACGCTCTCTGGGCTAATCAGCCTCATACAGACCTTATTGAGCCCCGGACAGGTGCGGCGCTTGCATGGGGAGCACCCTACTAATGATGAGAGCGAGAGCTCCTCGCTCCCCCGTGGAGCGTTCCTAATCATCGGGGTCGGCCCGAAAAGGGTTATATGGCGTGTACCGACGGCTCCGCAGATATGCGCCGGACCGGAATCGGGGCCAACACATACCCGCGCACCCTGCAGCACACCAACTAACTCCTTAAGGGTAGTTTTTCCTGCAAGATTAACGATCTTGAGTGCAGTCGCACTAGCCTCAAGCCGCGCTGCCATCTCCACCTTGGAGCGGTCCCCCAATAGAACAACGCTGCGCAGGCCCTCTGCCTCAAGCGCGCCCAGCAGCCCTGCATAACCCTCCTCTGGCCAATCCTTAGAATCCCATGAGGAGCCCAACACTAGGCCAAGGTAGGGTTCTGAGAGCTCCCCTTTCCAATCTGCAGTGATATTTGCCAGGGTGATATGTTCCAGTCCGCTTGAAAGCTGTTCCGGAACAGGGATACCGAGTACGCCTAGAAATTTCAGGTAGTGCTCGACCTTCGGGATACTTTCGGCGCTCTCAGCAATAAATTCGGTATTAAAGAGCCAGTTGCACTCCTTCGTATCCTTTGGATTAAACCCTACCCTTCTTTTAGCGCCAGAGAGCCACGAGAATATTCCGCTCTTTAAATGACGTTGCAGATCAAGGGTTACGTCGAAATGCTCCCTTCTGAGCTCGCGTCTGAGATTAAGTACCCCTGCAAGCCCCCTACTCCTCTCAAACACAACTACTCGATCTATCCTGGGATGGAGCCTAACGATACCGGCGCAGGCCGGCTCCACAAGCCAGGTGATTGAACATTCACTCCATGCGGCTTTGCAAGCATCTACAAGAGCTAGCCCCCGCACGACATCGCCCAACGATCCCATCAGAACGATAAGAACGTTACGGGGAGCCTGTGCGGCTGTCGCTCTAGTCATCGTAACTCCTCATGGTCAGCGACATTAGCTCAGTAAGCAGTGGCGATAATCCGTGCTTAATAACCGCCCGTCTCCAACGGGTCAGGTATAGATCGCGCAATTGATGCTGTGTGCCGCTAAAAACTCGGGCCTTATCGAAGTCAATGATAAAGACAGCCCCTGCTTCGTTTACCAGAACGTTACCCGGATGTAGATCTACGTGGAGGATATTGTTCTTAATAAGGGTCAGGAGCTGTACTGAGAGCTTCTTCATCGCATCTTGCAAGCCGTCTGAATCCTGCGCACTAAGCTCAACGAGCGATTTAGTGTTTGGGATCTCCTCCATGATTAGCCAGGTGCTGTACACGAAAGATCCGCAGGTCACATACACATAGGGCTTAGGCGCATTAACCCCCACTGCGCGTACGCGCTCTAACATCTCAAACTCTGCGCGCGATCTGATCGGACCAACGCAGAGAAAGCGTCCCCTTGTTATCGAGCGCAGCAGTCCGCCGTGTGCATAGCGCTTTACAAAAACACGTCCGTAATGCGGGAGCTCATGTGCTCCGGTCTGCCCACGCCCACCGAGCACCTCTTTGGGCAGATATTCGAGACCTCTCAGCACTAACTGAACGATCTTAGTTGCGACCGGATCCGGCATCGCGGTTAAACTCGCTACACTGTATGGTCCACGTATCGCCTCAACGAACGTTAACTCCTCCTGACTAGCCCCGATCATATTTTGCATAGCCATCTCACTACTCAACGACATGTAATCTCTCCCTCAATACAGCACCCTTACTTAATCCCATTAAAGCAAGTGCTGCTGATAATACCTCACCTCCAGGCACACCCGTCATACATGCGTTCGTTCCGGTTGGACAGCGCCTTGAGCCGTGCCTACGACACGGCTTACAGAATAGATCCTGTTTTTCAAGGATCGTCGCGCGGTTTTTCCATGGACCGAAACCAAACTTGGGCGAGGTTGCACAGAACACTACAACACTTGGGACCTGTTGAGCAGAGGCTAGATGCAGCGTCATACTGTCGTTGCATACAAGGCAGCCTGCTCGCCGTATAAGTGCGGTCAGCTCCTCTAGCGAGCTTTCTCCGCATAGGTTTATAACTGAGAGGCCCTCTGCAATCTCAAGGCATCGCTTTCGATCGCTCTCAGCCCCGCTTAAAACAACCCGAATGCCGCGCGCAATAAACCCCTCTGCAACCTCTCTAAACCCCTCAGCGTACCAACGCTTGGTCTCCCAGGCGCTGCCCGGTGCAAGCACCACATAGGGGGTTACATCGTGATAGATCTCGCGTACCCGTTGTGATACCCGCGCTTCATCCTGCGCTGGAAGCCTTAGCGTAGCGAAGCTCGATACGTGCGCGGGCCCCATGCGCGCCTCCTTATCAACCTGCGCTTGAATTGATGATATAAGATCGGCTCGTACCAGCTCCAGGTTACGGATAACCTCGTGCTGCTTGGGTGTCTTGGTAACCCGTCTGGTGTAGAGAAAACTTAGCCACGCTCCGCTGTAGCCGACGCGCTCTGGAATTCTAGCCAAAAACAACATCAGCGCCGTTCTGGGAGAATTATGAAACGAGTAGACCCGATCGAAACGCCGCTCCTTAAGACGTGCTGCAAAACGCTTTAGCCCGCTCCAGCCAGCACCCTCAACGGTTCGATCTAGCACGATAGTTTCATCGACGTATGGATCGCGCTGCACAAATTCAGCTAATTTATCTGAACAGAGAACTGAGATACGCACCTCGGGGTCGCTCAACTTGAGCGCCTCAATAGTGGGCGTCAGCAGTAGTATATCGCCAAGAAATCCCTTTGGAATTAAGAGAATATTACTCGCCACGCTATATCCTGATTACGCTGCTACCTGTTGCTCATCTAGCACCACAAGGCGCGATGGCCGCTTTGATTCTGTCGCCAACTGCCCACACGCCGCCCCGATATCAGCCCCCTTTGACCAGCGAATAAAGGTCTGCAGCCCCTGTGAGTTAAGATAACGCTGCCAAGCGAAGACCCACTCACGGCTTGGCGAAAGATATCCGAGTCCGGCGTTCTCGTTGTACGGAATAAGGTTCACCTTGACCGGCAATCCGCGCATTAACTTGGCGAGTCGCTTCATATCGTCGTTGGTATCGTTCACACCGCCGAGCATCACGTACTCAATCGTGACCTTCTTGCGTGGCCCAACTGGGAAGTCCTTTACTGCGGCCAACAACTCACTAATCGGGAATCGGTGATTAATCGGCATGATCCGTGAACGCACCTCATCGGTTGTTGCGTTGAGCGATACCGCCAAACTGACCGAGACTCCACTAGCTGCCAACTTTCTAATGGCCGGAACGAGCCCAACCGTTGATACCGTAACCTTGCGTGGAGACATGCCGTATCCGAGCGGGTCGGTCAGGTTACGCACAGCGCGGGTTACTCCATCGAAGTTATGCAGCGGCTCTCCCATGCCCATAAATACGATATTCTGGAACGAATCTCCGTAGTTCTTGGCATCCTCAAGAACTCCGTTCACCTGCCGCAGGATCTCTGAGGTCGAGAGGCTCCGTTTAAGCCCCATCGTGCCGGTGCGACAAAAGGTACACGCCATCGCGCACCCTACCTGAGAAGATAAACACAAGGTCATGCGATTCGGTTGCTTTATCATAACCGACTCGACCAGATCTCCCCCCTCTACCTCAAAGAGGTACTTACGGGTTCCATCCGAGCTAATCTGGCGATCATGTATCCGCGCCTTAGGAAAAACGAACACCTGCGAGAGACGCTCACGCAACTCACGACTAATGTTAGTCATCTCTTGAATGTCGGTAACTCCTTTACGATATACCCACTCAAAGAGCTGTGTAGCGCGAAACTTAGTGGCTCCGAACTCCAGATCGAGGAGCTCCACCAGCTCGGCATAGCTATAGTTAAAGAAATCCTTTAGCTCGGATTTAGTTGGCTCGGATGTAATGGTTGGTTCCGACACAATAGCTGATTCCAACACGATCGTTTCCTTTGTTACGCAAAGAGAGACTAACTAAGCTCGGGAAAGAAAAGCTTAATCTCAGTTGCTGCGTTCTCAAGGCTATCTGAACCGTGCACTGCATTTGCAGCTATGCTCTCAGCATAAAGATTACGGATAGTTCCAGCATCGGCCTTCTTAGGATCCGTAGCACCCATCAGCTTTCTATTTAGGTTAACAGCGTCCTCACCCTCAAGTATCGATACGAGCACCCGACCGGAGCACATATAGTCGATCAGCTCTCCGTAGAAAGGCCGCTCCTTGTGAATAATATAGAACTCTCCGGACTGCTCCGGGGTTAGGGTCATCATCTTCGCCGTAACGATAGTAAGGCCAGCCTCCTCAAAATGGGCAAGGATCTTACCAACGAGGTTACGGGCAGTTGCATCTGGTTTGATGATAGAGAGGGTACGTTGCATTGACATGGTCTTATTACCTATTACGTTTGCGGGAGATGCGCTCCTAGCGAGATACGCGGAGCGGCCCGACTACTATAAACGGGACCCGCATCTAACTCAAGTCAGGGGAGTTTTTAGAATCAATGCAACTATTTACCTGGCCAGACCGTGTCCGTTAGCCCCTATCAAGGGGCACTCTAGGCTACCTGGAGAGCCCCTGCAGCCGCTTTCTCTCGCGATGCTTTGCCTCAAGTGCCTTGCTGACCACCTTTGGAACCATATTTGAAACATCCCCGCCCAGCATGGCGACCTGTTTAACGACCGTAGAGCTGATGTAGGAGTGCTCCTCCCGCGCGGTAAGAAAGAAGGTCTCTATACCTGGGGCAAGCTTGCGATTAACGAGCGCCATCTGTGCTTCGTAATCGAAGTCTGAGATAGCCCTTAGGCCACGGATAACCACCCGACTTGCTGTGCTCTGTACGAACTCTACGAGCAATCCCGAGAAGCTTACAACCGAGACCCTGCCCTTATACTTGACGAACTGCTTGGTAATCAGCGCTACCCGCTCCTGCTCTGTAAAAAGGGAGTCCTTGGAGGGGTTAAAGAGAACGGCCACTATAACCTTGCTAAAGATCTCGCTTGAGCGCTCGATTATATCAACATGTCCGTTGGTTAACGGATCGAAGGATCCGGGAAAGACCACTGTAGAAATATCTGCTGAAATAGCAGTAGCACGCGCTGAATCTTTTCGACTATTAGATTTTGCCATGACCCCTCTGATTGACTATGGTAAATAGTAAGTATTCTTTAAATATATGAAAAGGTCTAACGACATGGAGTTATCACGCTTAGCGGCGAAACAGAAGCGCTACATGGATGTTCTGCTCTTTACAGAGAGTGAGGTGCTAGATTCCTCCATAAAACCTAATCTTCTCAAGGTACTGGCTAAGTATAAAGGTGCCCTTGCCAACTGCTGGAAGGAGCAAAAGATAACCGAGCAGGACATCTTTGTGCTTGGCTCACTAGAGCGAGAGCTCGATGCCCTGTATAATCAGGCCCACCTGAGGTCAAACGTTACCTAAGAGCCCCTATGACAGATATACGCCCCCCTACTACCATTCAAACAAGAGAGCGCCGACCACTTCGGGATAACTGGATCGCCATGACCTTCATGGCTACTCTTTTAATCGCCTCGGGATCAACCGCCACCGTTGTTGGCTATAAAATTAAACTTGCCGACCGTGACAGAAAGTCACAACTGCTCAATGCATATTCGGCGCTAGGTGGATCGTTTGAAAAGTCAAAGAGCTTGGGCACTACGCTCTATAATCAGGCTCTAACGAGCGATCAGAATATCTTTGCAACTACCTATGAGGTTAACGAACGTGCGCGCACCTTTGGACTCTACCAGGTTCTTGAAACCACCCCGCCGCAGGTATTAGAAACAGCGCTGCAAGGACTGTGGAAGATCAACGCAACTGAGTCTGCAAAAAGCTCCCGTGATGCCTGGCGTGCTCTGCAAGAGGGCCGCGCCGCTAAACATACGGGGGTCGATCCAACTGCCGCACGCTTTGCACGACAGTACGACCGTCACCTAGCACGGGATACAGAGCTAAAGCTCTTTAAGTTTCTAGTTGATAACCGTGTGACGATTGCTCCGTCACAGACCAAGTAGCAAGCTGTATTACTTGCTTTTCTTTGCTACTGGAGCCTTCTTTACTGCAGTGCCAGTTGTTTTTGTAGCTACTTTTGTAGCTGTCTTTGCAGTCGGCTTATAAGCTGCCTGCTTGCTCTTGTGAGGACGCGCATTGCCGTACGATGCGCTGAAGGTCTTTCCTCGACGAGTGCTCTTATCTCCCCTACCCATAAAAACTCCACTACTTTAGATATACATTATAATTGATCTAGCGCCAGTATTGGGCGCCATAGCTCTAAACTTAGTAATAGTTATACTATATAACTATCGCCACGTCGAATAGGTTCTCATATGGAACCATAAGGTGGCATCATCGTACCAAAATACAACATTATGACGCACCCCTCCCCAGCTTTTCCAACTCCAACCGAGATCAGACGAAACGCAACCTCAGGCCTGACAATCACCTGGCTAGACGGAGCCGTTACTACCTTAAGTAGCGAGCTGTTACGCCGCGAGTGCCCCTGTGCGGCCTGCAGAGAGGTGCGCGGCGATACGACACATACCAAACCGCTGACGGGCAAGAAGCGCTCTCTTGCTATCATTGATAGTAGTCTTGAGGAGGAGTTAAAGCTGCAAGAGATCTGGGGGATTGGCCAATACGCGCTAGGGATACGTTGGGGTGATGGTCACGAGACCGGTATCTATCCCTTCAATCTACTGTTGGAACTAGGACAACGCTAGTATTTAGATATCGCTAGATTATCTAAGCTTAGCCTGGGCCACGACCACGCACCTCAACTAGGCGCTTAACGATACGCCCCTTTGAGAGATCGTATGGTGAGATCTCAACTATGACCTTATCACCAGGCAGAACGCGGATGTAGAACTTACGCATCTTGCCAGCAAGGTGCGCTAGCACCTCGTGCCCATTATCACACTGCACACGAAATGCGTTGGGAAAGCACTCCTTAACAACTCCGTTCAACTCGATTGCGTCCTTTGATGCCATGCGACCTATGACCTTTACATCTGTACT
This genomic interval from Pseudomonadota bacterium contains the following:
- a CDS encoding DUF5658 family protein; the encoded protein is MNQVAVKYRYEYSADNCAQRPARPQLAVINGGLASSTQREIFLLGAILATLQILDGILTAIGMASFGTGMEGNVLLRTLMQTIGYLPALILVKGFSLGMVTMLCWQAHNVYWIKTALRGVIAIYIAFAVAPWSYILTLEFLL
- a CDS encoding Rrf2 family transcriptional regulator; translated protein: MRITKWGECGILCSLYLAQHYKEGSIGAAEIAKSQGLDLQYTQQILQRLRKGAIIDSMRGPHGGYSLVRPPEEITLKDILYAAEGDTFQIICDYAPIHPTTESPGCCSTQENCSLHTVWQELRSAIDTLLEQRTLAYLMKLKSPQSALIQLSGRQEGVLK
- the gmk gene encoding guanylate kinase; the protein is MQRQLIRKGILFVLMGPTGSGKSTFCGRLIKENPETMQYSISATTRAPRASEVQGKSYHFMSREEFIERRTKGEFFEWEENHGNLYGTLRASLEDGINAGKDLLFQIDIRGALNFKQNFPQNTVTIFIIPPTFADLQKRLQGRGTVDPLELERRFATAKGEYGALLSLGGDTGKIDYLVVNNELDQTYEAIYSIVLAERSRYHRMERSSVEQFCDISA
- a CDS encoding YicC family protein; this encodes MNAAAVKVSVKSMTGFARVSFGAETLEIDIEVKSVNQRYLEIIFKAPRHYSAIERDVKAIFQQQHRRGRIEISVTRRSKDVGNGSGIEFSLPFDSAVKRYSAACKRYGAHGDSLADFIGELVLRDGMAGEDSDLLSQDETFNLLRIISEASEALVVMRETEGLGLVSDIVQRLSTIESLRSEIGVIMEGAPTRIKERMEERLKVVASDLRLDPERLALEVALLAERVDVSEELARLDIHLAQFRATLKGHLDGIGRKLDFMTQEIGRELNTVASKAQDARVQGFVVDAKVALERIREQVQNVE
- a CDS encoding PfkB family carbohydrate kinase; this encodes MLGNKKDLLATLDRIVSTPILVVGDLILDRYIWGKVERISPEAPVPVVEVQRTEDRLGGAGNVVRNLATIGAKPTVCGIVGSDEDAQAMLRLFAEIGADVRGVIVDDSRPTVLKTRVIAHTQQIVRIDRERCNGESPQVNERISAAIESSIDGAKAVILSDYGKGTVSSHVLATLHRAYEQHRLGLSVRPLFVDPHPRNYDNYRRMSVAKPNRKEAEIASGRSISSVEDAFKAADILMERWNSEMMVITLGEDGMIVQQAGGQAGVHLETMAQEVFDVSGAGDTVTAVFCAALATGASPVIAGVLANIAAGIVVSEVGTVAIDIERLRNEVSRFGAI
- a CDS encoding glycosyltransferase family 9 protein; protein product: MTRATAAQAPRNVLIVLMGSLGDVVRGLALVDACKAAWSECSITWLVEPACAGIVRLHPRIDRVVVFERSRGLAGVLNLRRELRREHFDVTLDLQRHLKSGIFSWLSGAKRRVGFNPKDTKECNWLFNTEFIAESAESIPKVEHYLKFLGVLGIPVPEQLSSGLEHITLANITADWKGELSEPYLGLVLGSSWDSKDWPEEGYAGLLGALEAEGLRSVVLLGDRSKVEMAARLEASATALKIVNLAGKTTLKELVGVLQGARVCVGPDSGPAHICGAVGTRHITLFGPTPMIRNAPRGSEELSLSSLVGCSPCKRRTCPGLNKVCMRLISPESVLQRIGDVISEKRP
- a CDS encoding AarF/UbiB family protein; this translates as MSLSSEMAMQNMIGASQEELTFVEAIRGPYSVASLTAMPDPVATKIVQLVLRGLEYLPKEVLGGRGQTGAHELPHYGRVFVKRYAHGGLLRSITRGRFLCVGPIRSRAEFEMLERVRAVGVNAPKPYVYVTCGSFVYSTWLIMEEIPNTKSLVELSAQDSDGLQDAMKKLSVQLLTLIKNNILHVDLHPGNVLVNEAGAVFIIDFDKARVFSGTQHQLRDLYLTRWRRAVIKHGLSPLLTELMSLTMRSYDD
- a CDS encoding glycosyltransferase family 9 protein; this encodes MASNILLIPKGFLGDILLLTPTIEALKLSDPEVRISVLCSDKLAEFVQRDPYVDETIVLDRTVEGAGWSGLKRFAARLKERRFDRVYSFHNSPRTALMLFLARIPERVGYSGAWLSFLYTRRVTKTPKQHEVIRNLELVRADLISSIQAQVDKEARMGPAHVSSFATLRLPAQDEARVSQRVREIYHDVTPYVVLAPGSAWETKRWYAEGFREVAEGFIARGIRVVLSGAESDRKRCLEIAEGLSVINLCGESSLEELTALIRRAGCLVCNDSMTLHLASAQQVPSVVVFCATSPKFGFGPWKNRATILEKQDLFCKPCRRHGSRRCPTGTNACMTGVPGGEVLSAALALMGLSKGAVLRERLHVVE
- the rlmN gene encoding 23S rRNA (adenine(2503)-C(2))-methyltransferase RlmN — encoded protein: MSEPTITSEPTKSELKDFFNYSYAELVELLDLEFGATKFRATQLFEWVYRKGVTDIQEMTNISRELRERLSQVFVFPKARIHDRQISSDGTRKYLFEVEGGDLVESVMIKQPNRMTLCLSSQVGCAMACTFCRTGTMGLKRSLSTSEILRQVNGVLEDAKNYGDSFQNIVFMGMGEPLHNFDGVTRAVRNLTDPLGYGMSPRKVTVSTVGLVPAIRKLAASGVSVSLAVSLNATTDEVRSRIMPINHRFPISELLAAVKDFPVGPRKKVTIEYVMLGGVNDTNDDMKRLAKLMRGLPVKVNLIPYNENAGLGYLSPSREWVFAWQRYLNSQGLQTFIRWSKGADIGAACGQLATESKRPSRLVVLDEQQVAA